The following coding sequences are from one Salvia hispanica cultivar TCC Black 2014 chromosome 3, UniMelb_Shisp_WGS_1.0, whole genome shotgun sequence window:
- the LOC125212225 gene encoding uncharacterized protein LOC125212225: protein MLRSRKILSAALRNANGGSLLFREGKFSSVIPPCNPCRWTSLRFQDDVYKLAHEAAVKQSRARIKDEMNRSIFTDINEFEKHRGKVSKANKVIVPAASALKFPSLEVYFTNGSKLTLPVTSKEDEANLSSSNMAKLSLTSKTNDTNVLTSDTAEIDSAKASLICLSFREISRAMVDSWTSPFLKAFAHSSDVRLYEVSLTDQWLLSRKLIRKLLLKYMRKPAPAEKQDALQRQIVYSFGDHYYFRKELKIVNLLAGYAFLLDKSGRIRWSGTGAATEEEVSSLLRCTSMLLEEK from the exons ATGCTGAGATCGAGGAAAATTCTCTCAGCAGCATTACGAAATGCTAATGGCGGAAGCTTGCTTTTCAGAGAGGGGAAGTTTTCCTCCGTTATCCCTCCCTGCAACCCTTGCCGATGGACTTCCCTACGATTCCAGGACGACGTCTATAAG TTGGCGCATGAGGCGGCTGTTAAGCAATCACGAGCTCGAAT TAAAGATGAGAtgaataggagtatatttacTGACATAAATGAATTTGAGAAACATCGTGGGAAG GTATCAAAAGCGAATAAGGTTATAGTTCCTGCAGCGTCAGCACTCAAGTTTCCTTCCCTTGAAGTCTACTTTACGAATGGTTCTAAGCTTACACTTCCCGTGACCTCCAAAGAAGACGAAGCAAATTTGTCCTCATCAAATATGGCTAAGCTGTCCCTAACCTCGAAAACTAATGATACGAACGTGTTGACGTCAGATACTGCTGAAATAGACAGTGCTAAGGCGTCTTTAATATGTCTATCTTTTCGGGAAATCTCGCGG GCTATGGTTGACTCGTGGACCTCACCCTTCTTGAAAGCATTTGCACATTCAAGTGATGTTCGTCTGTACGAG GTGTCCTTAACGGATCAATGGTTATTGTCACGTAAGCTCATAAGGAAACTACTCCTTAAGTACATGAGGAAACCCGCGCCTGCAGAGAAGCAAGATGCTCTGCAGAGGCAGATCGTTTATTCCTTTGGTGATCATTATTACTTCAGGAAGGAGCTTAAAATAGTAAATCTTCTTGCAGG ATATGCATTCTTACTCGACAAATCTGGTAGAATACGGTGGTCAGGTACTGGAGCAGCAACAGAGGAGGAGGTGTCGTCGCTTTTACGTTGCACATCCATGCTGCTGGAAGAGAAGTAA
- the LOC125211927 gene encoding serine carboxypeptidase-like 51, with protein MGKSHVVFSLLASLLFLIQGSLVRAVRTDDGSESWGYVEVRPKAHMFWWYYRSPYRTEDPNKPWPIILWLQGGPGASGVGIGNFEEIGPLDSYLKPRNSTWLKKADLLFVDNPVGTGYSFVEDLDLLVKTDYEAADDLTTLLIEIFNRNQTLQKSPLYIVAESYGGKYAVTLGLTALKAIEAGKLKLKLGGIALGDTWISPEDFVFSWGPLLKDVSRLDNNGLKKSNSLAEQIKQELETGKFVEATESWSDLESVISSSSNSVDFYNFLLDSGMDPVSLSASVLSQQISIRRYSRYLNSLRRDTPDGDGDIDKLMNGVIKKKLKIPKSVVWGGQSDSVFSALEGDFMKPRIDEVDQLLAKGVNLTIYSGQLDVICSTKGTEAWVEKLKWGGLKTFLSMERTPLYCGKETITKGFTRSYKNLHFYWILGAGHFVPVDQPCVALSMISSVTQSPNVSK; from the exons ATGGGGAAGTCCCATGttgttttctctcttcttGCTTCACTTCTTTTCTTGATTCAAGGATCTCTAGTCAGAGCTGTAAGAACAGATGATGGCTCAGAATCATGGGGCTATGTTGAAGTCAGGCCCA AAGCCCATATGTTTTGGTGGTATTACAGAAGTCCATATAGAACTGAAGATCCAAACAAGCCTTGGCCAATCATTCTCTGGCTTCAGGGTGGACCT GGTGCTTCTGGGGTTGGGATTGGAAATTTTGAGGAGATTGGGCCTTTGGACTCATATTTGAAGCCAAGAAATTCAACATGGTTGAAGAAAGCTGATCTTCTGTTTGTG GATAATCCAGTTGGGACAGGATACAGTTTTGTGGAGGATCTTGATTTGTTGGTGAAAACTGATTATGAAGCAGCTGATGATCTAAccacacttttaattgagattTTCAATAGAAATCAGACTCTCCAAAAAAGCCCTCTTTACATTGTGGCTGAATCTTATGGTGGAAAATATGCTGTCACTCTTGGATTGACTGCACTTAAAGCAATTGAAGCTGGGAAATTGAAGCTCAAACTTGGAG GAATTGCATTGGGGGATACCTGGATTTCACCAGAAGATTTTGTG TTTTCATGGGGCCCCCTTTTGAAAGATGTTTCAAGGCTGGACAATAATGGCTTGAAGAAATCAAACAG tttaGCTGAGCAAATTAAGCAAGAACTTGAGACAGGCAAGTTTGTTGAGGCAACAGAATCATGGAGTGATCTTGAAAGTGTTATCAGTTCCAGCAGCAATTCAGTG GATTTCTACAATTTCTTGCTGGATTCTGGGATGGACCCTGTGTCCTTGTCAGCCTCTGTGCTGTCGCAGCAGATCTCGATCAGGCGATACTCGAGGTACCTAAATTCGTTGAGGCGGGATACACCCGATGGGGATGGCGATATCGATAAACTTATGAATGGTGTGATCAAGAAGAAGCTCAAGATACCTAAAAGTGTTGT ATGGGGAGGCCAATCAGATTCTGTTTTTTCAGCTTTGGAAGGAGATTTCATGAAACCTAGGATTGATGAG GTGGATCAGCTTCTTGCTAAAGGAGTCAATCTAACTATTTATAGTGGTCAA CTTGATGTCATTTGCTCCACCAAGGGAACTGAAGCATGGGTTGAAAAGCTCAA gTGGGGTGGGCTCAAAACTTTCTTGAGCATGGAGAGAACACCATTGTATTGTGGGAAAGAGACAATAACAAAGGGTTTCACCAGATCCTACAAAAATTTGCATTTCTATTGGATTCTTGGAGCTGGCCATTTT GTACCTGTTGATCAGCCTTGTGTAGCATTGAGCATGATAAGCAGCGTAACACAATCTCCCAACGTTTCGAAATAA
- the LOC125214677 gene encoding syndetin — protein MQPGDNPPTLPFPLSPLLLLNAGDFGDGGFELSRYLFLGSLLFSRQAGGMDLSKVGEKIFSSVRSARSIGLLPPPSDRPEVPARAAAAAAVARVLAGLPPHQRHNISSSDGLSFIDGSNSQGQALDELEKEFYEEEFDPVRHILEQIPSEEKEPAYFEEQAALRLAQLDRISEHLSRHVMEHHEQMVNGMNLVRELEKDLKIANVICMNGRRHLTSSRNEVSRDLIVTESSKKKQALVGMIPILSELRHAVDLQVALDTCVEEGSFTKAFQILPEYLQLLDSLSNLSAVQEMSLNIEVWLGKTLQKLDSILLEVCQDFKEDGYLTVIDAYALIGDVSGLAEKIQSFFMQEVLSESHSTLKTILQEDFENSNTQITRLTYSDLCTQIPESKFRQCLQAMIAVLFKLMCSYYVITNFKLEDKVPSCHNPSGNQHGILSGVSEDTAKEVSSSLTEEGSVIASVQRGSRSSSAEVSLTSVTHAERTQGPIREDHSTDEGRDDGSAASSSGSPWFLLRKDALTFVSLALQRGCRNLWQLTTSRISVLLSSPAVSSTSIHQFLRNYEDLSIFILAGEAFCGTEAIEFRQKVKSICEGYFAAFHRQNIYALKMVMERENWQILPPDTIQVVSFPGLVGDGAALLVSSVSSPRAQLLHDSKSVGLASGSKKGGFSYWLENGKLFLPKVIGSSEEYSDSFQSNGLATQGSGNTNKIPRQTKSSSEVDTNHVNGTTPEEENEDLHADFIDEDSQLPSRISKRGHSRHNSLSGNNEDSMAQTGSSLSVLRSMDKYARLMQKLEIVNVDFYKGICQLFEIFFYFVFETFCEHNAPASGKGIPHKVKTAIARISQECDQWIKHQPVSTSSSSPTSSSPFTHMDVTPMSPPSHVNHTSFGLKERCSGADTISLVAQLLHRSKTHLQSMLPRKYAALVEDFYFHMVNAVPDLTQLIHRTTAKSLLHINGYADRIANAKWEVKELGMEHNGYVDLLLGEFKHYKTRIAHGGIRQEVQDLLLEYGLENVAETLIEGLSRVKRCTDEGRALMSLDLQVLINGLKHFVTIDVQPKLHIVETFIKAYYLPETEYVHWSRAHPEYSKSQIVGLINLVATMKGWKRKTRLEILEKIE, from the exons ATGCAGCCGGGCGACAATCCACCGACACTTCCGTTTCCACTCAGTCCATTGCTGCTATTGAATGCCGGTGATTTCGGCGACGGAGGCTTTGAATTGTCGCGCTATTTGTTCCTAGGATCGCTGCTCTTCTCGCGACAAGCAGGCGGCATGGACTTGTCCAAAGTCGGGGAGAAGATCTTCAGCTCAGTTCGCTCCGCGCGCTCGATTGGCCTCCTGCCTCCCCCCTCCGATCGTCCCGAG GTTCCAGCACGAGCAGCAGCAGCTGCAGCTGTGGCCCGTGTTCTTGCTGGACTACCTCCACATCAAAGACATAATATTTCAAGCTCTGATGGACTGAGTTTCATAGATGGGAGCAATTCTCAAGGTCAAGCTCTAGATGAGCTTGAGAAGGAATTTTATGAGGAG GAGTTTGATCCTGTTAGACACATTTTAGAACAAATCCCCTCGGAAGAAAAGGAACCAGCATATTTCGAGGAGCAG GCTGCTCTTCGATTAGCGCAACTGGATAGAATTTCTGAGCACTTGTCGCGTCATGTAATGGAACATCATGAACAAATGG TAAATGGGATGAATCTGGTCAGAGAGTTGGAGAAGGACTTGAAGATTGCAAATGTTATTTGCATG AATGGGCGAAGACACCTTACCTCTTCAAGGAATGAGGTATCTAGGGATCTAATTGTTACAGAAAGTTCAAAGAAGAAGCAAGCGCTAGTG GGCATGATTCCCATCTTGTCTGAGCTTCGTCATGCTGTGGACTTGCAAGTTGCTCTTGATACTTGTGTTGAGGAAGGGAGTTTCACTAAG GCTTTCCAAATACTGCCGGAGTATTTACAACTTTTAGATAGTTTATCAAACCTTTCGGCTGTGCAAGAGATGAGCCTTAATATTGAG GTTTGGTTGGGGAAGACTCTTCAGAAGTTGGATTCAATTCTATTAGAAGTGTGCCAGGACTTCAAAGAGGATGGCTATCTCACT GTGATTGATGCATATGCTTTAATTGGTGATGTTTCTGGTCTAGCTGAAAAAATACAGAGCTTCTTCATGCAGGAGGTTCTCTCTGAAAGTCACTCAACCTTGAAGACCATTTTGCAAGAg GactttgaaaattcaaataccCAAATTACGAG GCTAACATACAGTGATTTGTGCACCCAAATACCCGAGTCCAAGTTTAGGCAGTGTTTACAAGCAATGATAGCTGTTCTGTTTAAGCTGATGTGTTCGTACTATGTAATTACTAACTTCAAACTCGAAGACAAA GTGCCATCCTGCCATAACCCTAGTGGTAATCAACATGGTATTCTATCTGGGGTCTCCGAGGATACTGCCAAAGAAGTTTCTTCTTCTCTGACAGAAGAAGGCTCAGTTATTGCATCCGTTCAGAGAGGATCTCGTTCCTCCTCAGCAGAAGTGAGTTTGACGTCTGTAACACATGCTGAACGAACTCAAGGTCCTATACGCGAAGATCATTCAACTGATGAGGGAAGAGATGATGGAAGTGCAGCATCAAGTAGTGGGTCCCCATGGTTCTTGCTGCGAAAAGATGCCTTGACGTTTGTTTCACTTGCCTTACAAAGGGGATGTAGGAACCTTTGGCAGCTTACAACAAGCCGTATTTCAGTTTTGCTTTCTTCTCCAGCAGTTTCTTCTACCAGCATTCATCAATTTTTGAGAAACTATGAAGATCTAAGTATATTCATTTTGGCTGGGGAAGCTTTTTGTGGAACTGAGGCTATTGAGTTTCGTCAGAAGGTTAAATCCATTTGTGAAGGTTATTTTGCTGCATTCCATCGTCAGAATATTTAC GCCTTAAAAATGGTGATGGAGAGGGAAAATTGGCAGATTTTGCCACCAGACACGATTCAAGTGGTTAGTTTTCCAGGACTGGTTGGTGATGGAGCAGCTCTCCTTGTTTCATCTGTCAGTTCTCCCCGTGCACAATTACTACATGACAGTAAATCAGTTGGACTAGCTAGTGGGTCGAAGAAGGGTGGATTTTCATATTGGCTTGAAAATGGTAAGCTGTTTTTGCCAAAAGTGATCGGCAGTTCTGAGGAGTATTCCGACTCCTTCCAGTCCAATGGTTTGGCCACACAAGGATCTGGAAATACTAATAAGATACCCAGGCAAACTAAATCATCCTCTGAAGTAGACACGAACCATGTCAACGGGACTACtccagaagaagaaaatgaggaTCTTCATGCAGATTTTATTGATGAAGATAGTCAGCTTCCGAGTCGTATTTCCAAACGCGGTCATTCAAGGCATAACTCTTTAAGTGGGAACAATGAAGATTCGATGGCACAAACAGGATCCTCCCTTAGTGTCCTGAG ATCGATGGACAAATATGCACGGTTGATGCAGAAATTAGAGATTGTCAATGTTGACTTTTATAAG GGAATTTGCCAATtgtttgagatatttttctactttgtGTTTGAGACATTCTGTGAGCATAATGCTCCAGCTAGTGGAAAAGGCATTCCTC ACAAGGTAAAAACTGCAATAGCAAGAATTTCGCAAGAGTGTGACCAGTGGATAAAACATCAACCAGTATCAACATCTTCGTCATCCCCAACATCTTCAAGTCCATTCACTCACATGGATGTTACCCCTATGAGTCCTCCCAGTCATGTGAATCATACTTCTTTCGGACTGAAG GAAAGATGTTCTGGGGCTGACACTATATCTCTTGTTGCTCAATTATTGCATAGATCCAAAACGCATTTGCAATCAATGCTTCCACGCAAATATGCAGCACTAGTGGAGGACTTCTATTTTCACATG GTTAATGCTGTGCCTGATCTTACTCAGCTTATTCATAGGACAACAGCAAAATCGCTACTGCACATCAATGG GTATGCTGATCGCATTGCCAATGCTAAATGGGAGGTGAAAGAGCTTGGAATGGAGCATAATGG GTATGTTGATTTATTACTGGGCGAATTTAAGCACTACAAAACGAGGATTGCTCATGGGGGTATCAGGCAAGAG GTTCAAGATCTCCTCTTAGAATATGGACTTGAAAATGTTGCTGAAACTCTGATCGAGGGCCTATCTAGGGTGAAGAGGTGTACTGATGAAGGACGAGCACTCATGTCGCTCGATCTCCAG GTTCTAATAAATGGCCTAAAGCATTTTGTCACAATCGATGTACAGCCAAAATTGCATATAGTGGAAACTTTCATCAAG GCGTACTACCTTCCAGAAACCGAATATGTCCACTGGTCGCGTGCTCATCCG GAATATAGCAAGAGTCAAATAGTGGGGCTTATCAACCTCGTCGCGACAATGAAGGGCTGGAAAAGAAAAACCAGGTTAGAGATCTTAGAGAAGATAGAATGA